The DNA sequence TTCTTTTTAACTCCTCAGCATCGATTAAATCTTTCCATCCTCCATCGGTAGCCTTTAGGGCCTCCCGGAAAAATTTCTTTTTTGGCTTTTCATGTATTTCATGAATAGTAACAGTAAATTCTTCGCCTTCTGAAAATTCTACTTTTTCCAAAGGTTTAATTACGCCCTGAGAAAATCTGACCTTGATTGTTCTTTCCATGTTATCCTCTCTTTCCAAATTATTAATAAAGATAGCTTTTATGCAATTTATACGTTTATTAATAATACTTCAGGGCAGATGTCTATTGCAATAGATTTTATCTTTAAAGATTTGAGGGTTATTAAGGCAATATTCGAGCATGTATTGGATGACTGTGGTACCGCATATAGAACATTTGTTTGATGGACTGTTAGGGAGATTAATTGTTATGGTATCGAAACCGGGTAAAGGAATATGTCCTATATTATTACCTTTAAATGGAAGATAATTGGTAATTGGAGTTCGATCGGTACTTAAATTATTGGATTTTTTGGTGGTAGGAGAAATATTCTTTTTAGGCAAAATATACGTAGCCTTTGTCCTTTTGCTTTCTTTAATAGTATTTATATGTTCAATATGTTCTCTCCTTGTTTTAGAATTAGCGGTGAGTCGATGTTTTTCTATTTGATTTATAATTGTAGTGACTTCATTATCACTTAAAATCATTTCTATTTTACTTTTTATATATGAGGTGTAGCCCTTTAATAATACATGTTCAGGCATTTTTGTCTTAATAGTAATGACTTCATTTGTTTTTATTGAAATAAACTGAGTATCTCAGATTAAGCTATTGGACTGATACACTTAAATTGGCTTGGGGTGTTTCAATTAACAAATGATAATGATTTGTTGAAAATTCAAAGTGAAAGGGAATTGAGATGTCGTTATAATAACGAAATAAAAAATATCAATACTCAAATTTAAGATGTGATTCTATATCCTATTTTTTGTGAAGGAGGTGACTAGTCATGAGCACAGCAAAAGAAGAGGTAAAGGCTCTTCTAGATAAACTTCCCGATGATTGTTCGTTGGAGGACGTCCAGTACCACCTCTATGTAGTCGAGAAAATCCGAAGAGGAATCAAGCGTGCTGAAAAGGAAGGGGTGCTAAGTCAGGACGAGGTTGAAAGAAAGCTCAATAAATGGACCTCGAAGTAAAGTAGTCGCCTGAGGCTACAGAAGACCTTGAATCAATTGCTGAATATATTGCACGAGATTCTGAGTTTTATGCCCGAGCCGTTGTCACAGAAATGTTGGCGGTTTCACGGCATATTCGAGAATTCCCTTTGGCCGGTCGCATCGTGCCGGAAATCGGGGATAAACGAATAAGAGAACGGTTCATTTACAGTTACCGCATGGTATACCGGATCGAACCCACGCGAATTCTAATCGTAGCGGTAATTCATGGGAAACGTCTACTGGAAAGTATTTCAGAAAGATTTGAAAAGCGTATTTATGATAGCTCACCAAACTAAGGAGGCTTCTATGAAAGCAATCACCGTCCGCCAACCTTGGGCATGGGCAATTATCAACGCAGGAAAGAATATTGAGAACCGCAACTGGAATACACATTTTCGTGGCAGGGCAGCTATTCACGCAGCCAGCGCCATGACGCGCGAAGAATATGAAGATGGTTATGAATACATCAAAAGTATTAACCATAGGCTCAAAATACCTGCTTACGAAGACTTGGCGCGCGGCGCGATTATCGGAACAGTTGAAATTACAGATTGTGTTCAAAACTCTGATTCGCCTTGGTTCGGAGGAAAGTATGGGTTTGTTTTAGCGCGTCCCAAGAAATTATCTGAGCCAATACCATGCAAGGGAGCATTGAGTTTTTGGAATGTGCCACAAAATATTGAGTCTCGGATCAAGAAGGCAATCTAGCCTAAGTTTCGCAGTCAGGGTAAAAAAGACTTGAAAAATCAAGGATTTTATCATGGATTCTTCACTACAAGTGTTCTTTTTTGATGGTGAATACCTTTCGTTCTATGGGCTTTGGATTAATTCCTAACTTCTCGTAAATCTCTTTTTGCTCTGCATCCGGCTCTGCCGCTACTCGTATATGATGTACCTTGGTACCATCTGCATCGGGAAGCACCATGGTTACTACCTGATGGGTTTGTAATATCCCTTTGATGGTATGCCAACTTCTCCTGTCCTGTTTTGATCTCAAGCTATACTTAATAGCATGCAACAGGTGATAGACAAGTTCTGTACCTCAACCTTCCCTTTGCTTTTTGTTTCAATCTCTTGTACCGGTATGCCTTCAAACTCCTCATAGTATTCACCTCTCTGACTCTGTCGCGCTGCTACGATGTAGTTCATCCCTTTCTCTCTGAGAAATTTCAAACTCTCCTCCGATACCATTCCCCTGTCTACGATTATCGTAGGATTCTTCTGCTTATCCTTGAGTCCTTCCCTGAGCCTTTCTACGACTGTCTTGAGCGTTGTGATGTCTTGCCTATTTCCCTCAAATACCTCATGCCTATGGACGAATCCCTCCCTATCAAGCACTAATCCTACTATGATCTGCTTACAATCTGGTCGCTCATCTCTGCTATAGCCATGTCTTGCCTTGGGATTGTTCTCTGCATTACCTTCAAAATAACTACTCGCACATCATACAAATACACGGTATCCTCATGCCTGAATAACTCTTCCTCCCTCTTGGCAAGAAACTCCTCTACTCTTTCCTTGTTCTCTACCAGCTTGTCTGTTATCCGGTAAAGGGCATCCTTCTTGATCTCTACCTGAGTAAATACTTCCCCGGGAATTTTAACAGGAAAAAATTATTTTTCTATAATAGTCTTATGAGTTCATGTGCTGGTTTGGGTTTACTAAAAAAATACCCCTGTACCATGTCACAGTTATGGGAACGCAAGAACTTTATTTGTGCTTCTGTTTCTACTCCTTCTGCTATCACCTTTTTATTAAGACCATGCGCCATATTGATAATAGCCCTGGCTATCGTCGCAGCATCAGAATTGGTCGCAATGTCTCTCGTTAAGGATAGATCTATTTTTATTCCATCAACAGGCAGGAATCTCAAATTATTTATTGAAGAAAAACCTGTACCAAAATCATCCAGCATAATTTTTATACCTATGTCACGAAGTTCTTTCAATATTTTAACACACCTATTCATGTCCTCCATGGCAGTACTTTCTGTGATTTCTAAATAAAAATTTCTCATATTCATTCCCGTTTCATCTAATATCCTTTGGATTAATTCTGTTAAGTTACGATTCCGGAATTGCCGTGCCGAAACATTAACGGAAACATACAGGTGCAAATATCCTGAATTATACCAAATATTATTTTGGGAAAGGGCTTCTTTTATTACCCAACTACCAATAGATTCTATCATTCCCGTTTCTTCCGCCAGGGGGATAAATTCTTCAGGAGAAACCAAACCTCTCCGCGGATGTTCCCAACGAATGAGGGATTCAAAGCCTACAATATTGTCATCTGCTAAAGATACGATAGGCTGATAATATATCTTAAATTCATTATTTACAATAGCTTTTTGCATGTCTTCCTCCAGCTGTAAGACTTTTACAGCGTGAAAGTGCATTTTTTTGTCAAACATTGCATAGTTAGACCTACCATTCTCTTTTACACGATACATTACGATATCAGCATCTCTCAGGATATCCTCTGGTCGATCATAATATTCCCCATGTAGGACAATTCCGATACTTGCGCTGGTAAATACAGTATGCCCGTCAAGACAGAAAGGTTCTTTCAATCTTTTTAAGATTTTTTCGGCAATAGCTTTTGTGCAAGCAACATCTTTTATATTATCAAGAAGCAGAACAAACTCATCTCCACCAAAACGTGCAACTATATCATTACAACGCAGACACTCCTTTAACCTTTCTGCAATTGAAATCAATAGTTTGTCCCCGATTGTGTGGCCAAGACTATCATTTATGATCTTAAAACGATCGATATCAAGAAAAAATACAGCAAACAGATTGCTTTTATTCATCCTTGTGTATGTTATCGTCTTTTCCAAATAATTCATAAAATAATTTCTGTTGGGAAGATCAGTTAATGAGTCATGATAAGCATTATACAACATTTGTTCCCCAAGACGCTTCTGTATGGTAATATCACGTGATATGCCAATAATTCCTACATCCTGACCTTTTGAGTCTCTTAAAATGGATGCGGATAAATATGAATGAAATATTTCGCCACTCTTCTTTTTTTTGACTACTTCGCCCAAAAACACCT is a window from the Candidatus Jettenia sp. genome containing:
- a CDS encoding transposase, with translation MVGLVLDREGFVHRHEVFEGNRQDITTLKTVVERLREGLKDKQKNPTIIVDRGMVSEESLKFLREKGMNYIVAARQSQRGEYYEEFEGIPVQEIETKSKGKVEVQNLSITCCMLLSIA
- a CDS encoding ASCH domain-containing protein, which gives rise to MKAITVRQPWAWAIINAGKNIENRNWNTHFRGRAAIHAASAMTREEYEDGYEYIKSINHRLKIPAYEDLARGAIIGTVEITDCVQNSDSPWFGGKYGFVLARPKKLSEPIPCKGALSFWNVPQNIESRIKKAI
- a CDS encoding EAL domain-containing protein, with the protein product MGSEKLRILLVDDDKDDYIIARDILSEIERVKYDLHWESTYKNALRVLSENQFDICLFDYRLGEKTGLELLREAIKSGYKGPIIILTGQGDYEIDNEVIKAGASDYLVKGQISSSLLERSIRHALERKRIEEALVTAKDYAENLINSSIDMIIATNIDRMITEFNPAAQKVFGYSKCDVLHKPIHLLFANHEVWQDINKKIEQEKVFLGEVVKKKKSGEIFHSYLSASILRDSKGQDVGIIGISRDITIQKRLGEQMLYNAYHDSLTDLPNRNYFMNYLEKTITYTRMNKSNLFAVFFLDIDRFKIINDSLGHTIGDKLLISIAERLKECLRCNDIVARFGGDEFVLLLDNIKDVACTKAIAEKILKRLKEPFCLDGHTVFTSASIGIVLHGEYYDRPEDILRDADIVMYRVKENGRSNYAMFDKKMHFHAVKVLQLEEDMQKAIVNNEFKIYYQPIVSLADDNIVGFESLIRWEHPRRGLVSPEEFIPLAEETGMIESIGSWVIKEALSQNNIWYNSGYLHLYVSVNVSARQFRNRNLTELIQRILDETGMNMRNFYLEITESTAMEDMNRCVKILKELRDIGIKIMLDDFGTGFSSINNLRFLPVDGIKIDLSLTRDIATNSDAATIARAIINMAHGLNKKVIAEGVETEAQIKFLRSHNCDMVQGYFFSKPKPAHELIRLL
- a CDS encoding antitoxin family protein encodes the protein MERTIKVRFSQGVIKPLEKVEFSEGEEFTVTIHEIHEKPKKKFFREALKATDGGWKDLIDAEELKRNIYADRLISTRPKVKL